In Naumovozyma castellii chromosome 1, complete genome, one DNA window encodes the following:
- the IRC8 gene encoding Irc8p (ancestral locus Anc_1.331) — translation MERNKQPSTLGRNIIPLLCALASMVTGSVGIALTCKFHKTEAVLIIITCATYLYSLITFTSLFRLRSRICEVIGLLSICFQLLILGSAIEYFNWNVKHSMIPNSTIQKHLLIAMNSLLLFSLFLNGINIGFYFESKNYNNLEEADEGSDQKITFVDQEKFIPLKDSTQTLTPGMDLFYPKKFNIENQQNYSGYATEPEPMFSDDHSERSVIRHQLGPSSNHHIRETDLSKHENLPSRGRSNSMNKIFKRSFLKIKDLKLVSSLQSNSEQLAKDETSQTGNDLNTRYITRLSTISDISKSILNIGANPQQDSNRNQNNENIQNSIERPFSVMIDNPHRKSQGMCMYETETQTSPALELEKKAIGRIDSSLLRPCLRLSNRMPSSISEEEQTNQLSHPPSPLIPQMETFDVEAFEETIKQQNMHSMFDSSYDEHDTPEHIELPETVTLDIWEQDKKQILERANNLQQKVLLPPLELAFERESNSPLEPSIESKKTFSFPGKSPIMDKLMEERKTMEGTINELDKYLNDFEIDEAEKEQILENSLRQDMSPTLTAEKASRDLHRAATNHSPTKSIISIISGSANNNYHTHKTRNSLSNFLGGHTRTSSQLTFMYPSQTNAKAVSNPSSPTRSKRFKRLSKKLSLSNVSDSMLHSTFLPDNNNHDMKTNSEFFNFTPKGQHNRGKSFDFSYLHSLQNSPTKQTSGMSRNVSLQRELPYSNTSSPGKASRRTSSHFYMQQENTTYTFDCNKPVDTTVLEEPVGIREPSSTTPSIVSNGSEALYPELIISEYDREKWNTITNLHLNDI, via the coding sequence ATGGAACGAAATAAACAACCGAGCACCCTTGGGAGAAATATTATACCTCTCCTGTGTGCCTTGGCTTCAATGGTGACAGGTTCAGTTGGCATTGCACTAACTTGTAAATTCCACAAGACTGAGGCTGTCCTGATCATCATCACATGTGCCACATACTTATATTCATTGATTACATTTACTTCTTTATTTAGGTTGCGATCAAGGATTTGTGAAGTGATTGGGTTGTTGAGTATTTGTTTTCAACTACTAATACTGGGATCAGctattgaatatttcaattggaACGTTAAACATTCTATGATACccaattcaacaattcaaaaacaTTTACTCATTGCTATGAATTCATTACTTTTGTTTAGCCTTTTCCTCAATGGGATTAATATTggattttattttgaaagtAAAAATTATAACAATTTGGAAGAAGCTGATGAAGGATCTGATCAGAAGATTACGTTTGTTGATCAAGAAAAGTTTATACCGTTAAAGGATTCCACACAAACATTGACACCAGGAATGGATTTATTTTACccaaaaaaattcaatatagAAAACCAACAAAATTACTCTGGATACGCAACAGAACCGGAACCTATGTTCTCAGACGATCATTCTGAAAGATCTGTAATAAGACATCAGCTGGGACCATCATCTAATCATCATATAAGAGAAACTGACTTGAGTAAACATGAGAACTTACCAAGTAGAGGGAGgtcaaattcaatgaataaaatatttaaaagatCCTTCCTCAAAATAAAAGACTTAAAACTAGTTTCATCATTACAATCAAACAGTGAACAACTTGCAAAAGACGAAACTTCGCAGACAGGGAATGATTTAAACACACGTTATATAACCAGACTTTCTACAATATCAGACATTTCGAAAAGTATATTAAACATAGGCGCTAATCCTCAACAAGATTCTAAtagaaatcaaaataatgaaaatattcaaaacaGCATTGAGAGACCATTCTCAGTTATGATCGACAATCCACATAGAAAATCACAAGGCATGTGCATGTATGAAACCGAAACTCAAACATCTCCAGCATTGgaattagaaaagaaagcTATCGGCAGGATTGATAGTTCTTTGCTGCGCCCATGTCTACGTTTAAGTAACAGGATGCCTTCCTCGATATCGGAAGAAGAACAGACAAATCAACTATCACACCCTCCCTCTCCATTGATTCCACAAATGGAAACGTTCGATGTGGAagcatttgaagaaaccaTCAAGCAACAAAATATGCATAGTATGTTTGATAGCAGTTACGACGAACATGACACTCCAGAACATATTGAGTTACCGGAAACAGTTACTTTAGATATTTGGGAACAGGATAAAAAGCAAATCTTGGAGAGAGCAAATAACCTACAGCAGAAAGTATTACTACCACCTTTAGAATTGGCTTTCGAACGAGAATCCAACAGCCCTCTTGAACcatcaattgaatcaaaAAAAACATTCAGTTTTCCAGGTAAATCACCAATAATGGATAAATTAAtggaagaaagaaaaacaatGGAAGGCACGATAAATGAGCTAGATAAGTACTTGAATGATTTCGAGATAGATGAAGCAGAAAAGGAGCAGATACTAGAAAACAGTTTAAGACAAGATATGTCACCGACACTTACGGCTGAAAAGGCCTCAAGAGATTTACATAGAGCTGCAACAAATCATTCTCCAACCAAGTCAATCATTTCGATAATTAGCGGCTCAGCAAACAATAATTACCATACTCATAAGACACGGAACtctctttccaatttcctAGGAGGTCATACACGAACTTCATCTCAATTGACATTTATGTATCCATCACAGACCAATGCAAAAGCCGTATCCAACCCATCTTCGCCTACTAGATCCAAAAGGTTTAAACGGCTAAGCAAAAAACTTTCACTTTCCAATGTATCGGATTCCATGCTTCATTCTACATTTTTACCTgacaataataatcatgATATGAAGACAAATAGcgaatttttcaatttcaccCCAAAGGGTCAACATAATAGAGGGAAAAGTTTTGATTTTAGCTACTTACATTCATTACAGAACTCTCCGACAAAGCAGACATCTGGAATGTCAAGAAATGTATCCTTACAACGTGAATTACCCTATTCTAACACATCATCGCCTGGTAAGGCATCTAGGCGTACCAGCTCACATTTTTATATGCAACAGGAAAACACCACGTACACGTTCGATTGCAATAAACCAGTAGATACCACAGTTTTAGAAGAACCAGTGGGGATTAGAGAACCAAGTTCAACAACGCCAAGTATTGTATCAAATGGCTCGGAAGCTCTCTATCCTGAACTGATTATTAGTGAATATGACAGAGAAAAGTGGAATACAATTACCAACCTGCATCTAAATGATATATga
- the PEP8 gene encoding retromer subunit PEP8 (ancestral locus Anc_1.329), giving the protein MSIFFRPPLDIEITLDNEEARKHVDLPTNNKSNIQESLPLYEDGESLSGVVTLRVKEGKRVDHLGVKIAVVGSIDMVKTHGGSNGSVTGNKISPNASALDSRKKTVDQFLCMSYDLCPAEELQHTQSFTFNFKDVNKRYEAYRGKNVDVSYYVKVTVLRKSTDISKTKRFWVYLYKDLIPQQPPTTVQKAPSKVQSIEEPVEEEASNSNGTDASDVNDNGESSIAAPPPSNSANNNESHPVKLDIGIENCLHIEFEFSKARYTLKDVIVGRIYFLLTRLKIKHMELSLITRESSGLQPSNYLIDSTAIRYGIMDGSPVKGESIPIRLFLGGYDLIPNMSCNYFNVKNYLSLVIIDEAGRRYFKQSEIILYRTR; this is encoded by the coding sequence ATGAGCATCTTTTTCAGACCACCTTTGGATATAGAGATTACACTGGACAACGAAGAAGCACGAAAGCATGTGGATCTCCCTACTAACAATAAATCCAATATTCAGGAAAGTTTACCACTTTATGAAGATGGTGAGTCCCTAAGTGGGGTTGTAACATTAAGAGTCAAGGAAGGGAAAAGAGTCGATCACTTAGGTGTGAAAATAGCCGTTGTTGGCTCAATTGATATGGTCAAAACTCATGGTGGAAGCAATGGTAGTGTTACTGGTAATAAGATTTCACCCAATGCTTCAGCTTTGGACTCTAGGAAGAAGACTGTTGATCAGTTTCTTTGTATGAGCTATGACTTATGTCCTGCTGAGGAATTACAACATACTCAGAGTTttactttcaattttaaagatGTTAACAAGAGATATGAGGCCTATAGGGGGAAGAACGTTGATGTGTCATATTATGTTAAAGTAACCGTATTAAGGAAGTCTACTGATATTTCCAAAACCAAAAGATTTTGggtatatttatataaagaTCTGATACCTCAACAACCGCCAACCACTGTACAAAAAGCACCTTCAAAAGTACAGTCAATTGAGGAACCCGTTGAGGAGGAAGCTTCTAATTCAAACGGCACTGATGCATCTGACGttaatgataatggtgAATCTTCAATTGCAGCACCACCACCTTCGAATAGTGCGAACAATAACGAATCACACCCAGTCAAGTTGGATATTGGTATAGAGAATTGCTTACATATTGAATTTGAGTTTTCTAAGGCACGTTACACTTTGAAGGATGTCATTGTCGGAAggatatattttttattgacTAGGTTAAAGATAAAACACATGGAATTAAGTTTGATTACCAGAGAATCCTCTGGTTTACAACCGTCAAACTATTTAATTGACTCTACCGCAATTAGGTACGGAATAATGGATGGATCGCCAGTTAAAGGGGAATCAATACCTATCAGATTATTCCTAGGAGGATATGATTTGATTCCGAATATGAGCTGCAATTACTTCAACGTTAAGAATTACTTAAGTTTGGTaattattgatgaagcCGGCAGAAGGTATTTCAAACAATCAGAAATTATACTTTATCGTACAAGGTAA
- the TIM54 gene encoding Tim22-complex subunit TIM54 (ancestral locus Anc_1.328), which translates to MRITMAAAAKKGFSNPAFKALGIPTIKLPSRNWIIFWSVLSMGLSGLAYDKYEQKQILKKYTGLVKPLAQEALPVDKKPRKITVFIAPPPNDYLETSLKIWRRFIKPVLYYSGLDYEVVEADRQGIIRMKVASQLRQLRLQMRGEERHPDSVKDNSKTNTSEPAQPNVEIEETPVKPIAKSDFLGVFYNRPKEIKVVDEDSLVEDPRLAGGVICIGRGAYKEYITGLHEGLLGPLQEPERVEAITDKDTASLSSDGNSIKDDPVAEQQNVDSTVTVVKEDKKKEEEEKQTSEEETPEIKIVKPYIDPSEYPNVEIPSELYQLASPDGVIRDPKTNVPILLYQPILMVAIPSLSGFSNIPRRIYRFYQKRHFAEKVCSETYDVVKQEHIRPFEAPADLSQGEFDEEVDWPKSWVKQGLVRKSEWTRELKCDSRIVEHMSMYGSKPEDRTEP; encoded by the coding sequence ATGCGTATAACGATGGCTGCGGCAGCCAAAAAGGGATTTAGTAATCCTGCCTTCAAAGCCCTCGGTATCCCCACCATCAAGCTCCCTTCAAGAAACTGGATTATATTTTGGTCAGTACTCAGCATGGGGCTGTCGGGATTAGCATACGATAAATATGAACAAAAGcagatattgaagaagtatACAGGATTGGTTAAACCACTGGCCCAGGAAGCATTGCCCGTGGATAAGAAACCTAGGAAGATCACGGTGTTCATTGCACCTCCTCCAAATGATTATTTGGAGActtcattgaagatttggaGACGTTTCATTAAACCTGTTTTATATTATTCAGGCTTGGATTATGAAGTTGTTGAGGCTGATAGACAAGGTATCATTAGAATGAAAGTTGCCTCTCAATTACGTCAATTACGTTTGCAAATGAGAGGTGAAGAGAGACACCCAGATTCTGTGAAAGATAACAGTAAAACCAATACGTCGGAGCCAGCACAACCCAATGTTGAAATAGAAGAAACACCAGTCAAGCCAATTGCCAAGAGTGATTTTCTTGGAGTATTTTATAATAGGCCAAAGGAAATAAAAGTAGTTGATGAGGATTCGTTGGTGGAAGATCCAAGACTTGCCGGGGGTGTTATATGCATTGGAAGAGGTGCATATAAGGAATATATAACTGGGTTACATGAAGGACTGTTAGGACCTTTACAAGAGCCTGAAAGAGTGGAAGCTATAACAGATAAGGATACCgcatcattatcatctgATGGTAATTCGATCAAGGATGATCCAGTTGCTGAGCAACAAAACGTTGACTCGACAGTCACTGTGGTGAAAGAAGacaaaaagaaagaagaggaggagAAACAAACATCTGAGGAGGAAACCCCCGAAATAAAGATTGTCAAACCGTACATTGACCCGAGTGAGTATCCAAATGTTGAAATCCCAAGCGAACTATATCAATTAGCATCACCTGACGGTGTTATTAGAGACCCCAAAACCAATGTACCCATTTTATTATATCAGCCCATCCTAATGGTAGCGATTCCAAGTTTATCAGGCTTTTCAAACATTCCAAGACGTATTTACAGGTTTTATCAGAAAAGACATTTTGCCGAGAAGGTGTGTTCAGAGACCTATGATGTAGTTAAGCAAGAACACATTAGACCGTTTGAGGCTCCTGCGGATTTAAGTCAAggtgaatttgatgaagaagtggaCTGGCCAAAAAGTTGGGTGAAGCAAGGTCTTGTAAGGAAAAGTGAATGGACCAGAGAACTAAAATGTGATTCTAGGATTGTGGAACATATGTCCATGTATGGCAGCAAACCAGAAGATAGAACCGAACCATAA
- the LOG1 gene encoding Log1p (ancestral locus Anc_1.327) translates to MVAETEPKSVCVYCGSSSGATPIYSKQANELGRLFHELGWRLVYGGGTTGLMGQVAIGTMGPDTDGAVLGIIPNALVAKEREDGKDVEIEIDVDVEHHKGSTPISDKFGRTIVVPDMHSRKRMMAEESDAFVAMPGGYGTFEEVMECITWSQLGIHNKPIVLFNIDGFYDHLLELINHSVKQGFISEKNREIVQVAETAQEVIEKIQNYVVPEGRFNLNWTDEGHKHGPHHHHKEHC, encoded by the coding sequence ATGGTCGCCGAAACTGAACCTAAATCGGTGTGTGTTTATTGCGGGTCCTCCTCTGGTGCTACGCCAATATACTCGAAACAAGCTAATGAACTGGGCCGTCTATTCCATGAATTGGGTTGGAGATTAGTGTATGGTGGTGGTACCACGGGGCTAATGGGGCAGGTCGCCATTGGCACCATGGGTCCGGACACAGATGGGGCTGTACTTGGTATTATTCCTAATGCATTGGTGGCTAAGGAGCGTGAGGATGGTAAAGATGTGgagattgaaattgatgtCGATGTGGAGCACCACAAGGGGTCTACTCCCATTTCTGACAAATTTGGAAGGACCATCGTTGTCCCTGATATGCATTCTAGGAAAAGAATGATGGCTGAGGAAAGTGATGCGTTTGTAGCCATGCCAGGTGGGTACGGtacttttgaagaagttaTGGAGTGTATAACGTGGTCGCAATTGGGAATTCataataaaccaattgTGCTCTTTAATATAGACGGATTTTATGACCATCTTCTGGAATTGATTAATCATTCTGTTAAGCAGGGGTTTATCAGCGAGAAGAATAGAGAGATTGTACAAGTTGCAGAGACCGCACAAGAAGTGATagaaaagattcaaaaCTATGTGGTTCCAGAAGGTCGCTTCAACTTGAATTGGACAGATGAGGGCCACAAGCATGGacctcatcatcatcataaGGAACATTGTTAA
- the ZAP1 gene encoding Zap1p (ancestral locus Anc_1.326) yields the protein MPHTTALIEEGLVHGHIHNYDNMTYIHGHVHHHNEALEGPTGNVDIQNQNLKLGVPPPAIPSRSSHIHHPCNETSNQFNDEDCQNFADCQHFEFVNYHDYRDVNNPYLKDNSSVFSNEGLLNLQRDMHYNDDLMLIPKKRKLNGPTATTLNSNNNNVHNEADNCYCNPKILEICCEKDHHNAVNNNNTVKQETPLMDSLDDDLVIYADVPNEPFAIPDLNDPISLNNRINELNCDLTCQPMKQQPSLNSVKKEPKDKDEHDDINVMLDNYCKNCSNDSHTHENRGQQQKPLGEAPYHEHVVNSQTDLKILEDLCDISSLYEVPSANHMNHHNHKHLNNDKESLQQNQNQSINLLESTIGPVQNQNTLRYSTPTEFEKEHHHHHRIQLHPHKAIRNNATLMNDNNNSVNVNGNTYSYERVKRERQDKFYHYPTVPSTSVSTHPQIQDNQRVNSTTNLLHENNTINFNWTFKKDENASLKCKWASCTKSFNTLLELQKHIIKDHVSAPPTTTTNNPQQQYHGGKLMTNSCNWQDCDFTNENNDLCSLINHINDSHGINFDIKFMDSKSGTNIPLTESPPSMPVSSLPSSDASASSSSSYLPLPSTHNCRWGDCSGSFSSAQELNIHMENMHLLKGQSQYECHWANCHKIFSQRQRLVRHMRVHSGYKPFQCSICKKHFSNEETLKQHERTHSGEKPFKCDICGKRFAISSSLKIHIRTHTGEKPLHCKICGKAFNESSNLSKHMKTHLKRFKCEKCEASFNTVSKLRSHQNHCTQ from the coding sequence ATGCCACACACAACTGCTCTCATCGAGGAAGGTCTCGTCCACGGCCATATCCACAACTATGATAACATGACTTACATCCACGGTCATGTCCACCACCACAACGAAGCTCTCGAGGGGCCAACTGGCAACGTCGATATCCAGAACCAGAATCTGAAATTGGGGGTGCCGCCACCTGCTATACCGTCAAGATCCTCGCATATCCATCATCCTTGTAACGAAACGAGTAATCAATTCAACGATGAGGATTGTCAGAATTTTGCAGATTGTCAACATTTTGAATTCGTTAATTATCATGATTATCGAGACGTTAATAATCCATATCTGAAAGACAACAGTTCCGTGTTTTCCAATGAGGGATTGCTTAATTTGCAAAGGGACATGCATTATAACGATGATCTGATGTTGATACCGAAGAAACGGAAATTAAATGGTCCTACTGCTACAACACTgaattctaataataacaatgtGCATAACGAGGCGGACAATTGTTACTGTAATCCTAAAATCTTGGAGATATGCTGCGAGAAGGATCATCATAACGCTgttaataacaacaatactGTGAAGCAAGAAACGCCCCTAATGGATTCGttagatgatgatttgGTCATATATGCAGATGTACCGAATGAACCCTTTGCTATTCCTGATTTGAATGACCCAATATCGCTAAATAATAGAATAAATGAACTGAATTGTGATCTAACTTGTCAGCCGATGAAACAACAGCCGTCATTAAATTCAGTGAAAAAGGAACCCAAGGACAAGGATGAAcatgatgatattaatgTTATGTTGGATAATTACTGTAAAAATTGTTCCAATGATTCTCATACACATGAAAATAGAGgacaacaacaaaagcCATTAGGAGAAGCTCCATATCACGAGCACGTGGTGAATTCTCAGACGGATTTAAAGATCTTGGAGGATTTATGTGATATATCTTCGTTATACGAGGTGCCATCTGCAAATCATATGAATCATCACAATCATAAACACCtcaataatgataaagaatCTTTGCAAcagaatcaaaatcaaagtataaatttattagagTCAACTATCGGACCTGTCCAGAACCAAAATACATTACGTTACTCAACACCTACAGAGTTTGAAAAAGAGCATCACCATCACCATAGAATCCAACTTCATCCACATAAGGCGATTAGAAATAATGCTACTTTAATGAACGACAATAACAACAGTGTCAATGTCAATGGGAACACTTACAGTTATGAGAGAGTTAAACGTGAAAGACAAGACAAATTCTATCATTATCCAACTGTGCCATCAACGTCTGTTTCAACACATCCTCAAATCCAAGATAATCAAAGGGTTAATTCTACAACAAACCTATTACACGAGAATAATacaattaattttaattggACTTTtaagaaagatgaaaatgcTAGTTTAAAGTGCAAATGGGCGTCTTGTACAAAATCATTCAATACACTATTGGAATTACAAAAGCATATAATTAAAGACCATGTTTCTGCACCTCCTACCACTACTACCAATAATCCTCAACAACAGTACCATGGTGGTAAATTAATGACAAATTCATGTAATTGGCAAGATTGTGATTTcacaaatgaaaataacGATCTATGCTCTCTAATTAATCATATCAATGATTCTCATGGTATAAACTTTGATATTAAGTTCATGGATTCAAAGTCTGGAACAAATATCCCATTGACTGAATCCCCTCCGTCTATGCCAGTATCGTCACTCCCCTCATCTGATGCTTCCGCATCCTCGTCGTCCTCATATTTGCCTCTACCGTCCACACATAATTGTCGTTGGGGTGACTGTTCAGGAAGTTTTAGCTCAGCACAAGAGTTAAATATTCACATGGAAAATATGCATCTACTAAAGGGTCAATCACAATACGAATGTCATTGGGCTAATTGTCACAAGATATTCAGCCAGCGACAAAGATTAGTGCGTCACATGAGAGTCCACTCAGGTTACAAACCCTTCCAATGTTCCATTTGCAAGAAACATTTCTCCAATGAAGAGACTTTAAAACAACATGAGAGGACACATTCAGGAGAAAAACCATTTAAATGTGATATCTGTGGGAAAAGGTTTGCTATATCTAGTTCACTGAAAATACATATTAGAACACATACCGGTGAGAAGCCATTGCATTGTAAGATTTGTGGGAAGGcatttaatgaatcatCCAATTTGAGCAAGCATATGAAGACCCATTTAAAGAGATTTAAATGTGAGAAATGTGAAGCTTCATTTAATACCGTGAGTAAATTACGTTCTCACCAGAACCACTGTACTCAGTAG
- the IKS1 gene encoding protein kinase IKS1 (ancestral locus Anc_1.324), with protein sequence MSLVPYREESLILDDPTSQSLIIVNPTSGTLSYFRQIDPDHLNDRSRPPATSIATFICPQCGTEIDATNCRTIPNHSDHRRSRSGSESISSSSRINLPGRYFQLLQKQHQHTNSISLSDTLDHKETSSSGFFIPPDLFIPGYFHKFFKTLSLLGNGARGSVYKVVHKIGDTDLGVFALKKIPIGNDMVWFQKCIREVKALSALTHKSANLITYNHVWLEMDDSCGLVRTADGTSEAGVGKIPCLFILQQFCEGGNLEDCILRDVFDKFPDLAPIDERKQRFRMKRKEKMEHLGSRRVGLNTRQIISILRDISRGLHELHDIGLIHRDLKPSNCLLLQKFNKEAYNSAEDIEDCFPTIVIGDLGESQMEGESRTATGATGTLEFTAPEVIIPGSGGQKSLRKDYNEYTFSADLYSLGMICYFIVFAELPFQTQLSISELKINIKNFQFNKKEMIEKHKRLKLKPIDLKIFDIMESLLSPNVARRPRAKDVEKFLDQMLLSSTVDDDRIFEEREEMTEAPQESFVSIMDADDCIPISDYPLALPQREEKENEHSRETSNQQRSIKIMIPIFFLTAFILNFSESHTYLNYLTLFLIGFSIRGTATDNHLILSILGIIFLFLITGKIYLRPN encoded by the coding sequence ATGAGTTTGGTGCCTTATAGAGAAGAATCTTTGATTTTAGATGACCCCACCTCACAGTCCCTTATTATTGTGAACCCAACATCAGGAACATTATCCTATTTCCGGCAAATTGACCCAGACCACCTAAACGATCGTTCTCGACCCCCCGCCACCTCTATTGCAACATTTATATGTCCACAGTGTGGTACCGAGATTGATGCCACTAACTGTAGAACCATACCGAACCATTCAGACCATCGAAGATCGAGATCAGGATCGGAGTCTATTTCGTCAAGTAGTAGGATAAATTTACCAGGTCGTTATTTCCAATTACTTCAAAAACAACATCAGCATACAAATTCTATATCGTTATCAGACACTCTTGATCATAAGGAAACATCCTCATCAGGTTTTTTTATTCCACCAGATCTGTTTATACCAGGTTATTTccataaattttttaagaCTTTATCTCTGTTGGGTAATGGAGCCCGTGGATCCGTCTATAAAGTAGTTCATAAAATTGGTGACACAGACTTGGGTGTTTTTGCCCTAAAGAAAATTCCTATTGGGAATGATATGGTttggtttcaaaaatgtATTAGGGAAGTCAAGGCATTGAGCGCCTTGACCCATAAAAGTGCAAATTTAATCACGTATAATCATGTTTGGCTGGAAATGGATGATTCATGTGGATTGGTAAGAACAGCTGATGGAACAAGTGAAGCAGGTGTGGGGAAAATACCTTGCCTTTTTATATTGCAACAGTTTTGTGAAGGTGGAAACTTGGAAGATTGCATACTAAGGGACGTGTTTGACAAATTTCCTGACCTGGCACCCATTGATGAACGGAAACAAAGATTTAGAATGAAgagaaaggaaaaaatggaaCATTTGGGGTCCCGTAGAGTTGGACTGAACACTAGGCAGATTATATCTATTTTAAGAGATATTTCCCGTGGATTACATGAATTACATGATATTGGACTAATTCATAGAGATTTAAAACCATCCAATTGTCTCTTACTAcaaaaatttaacaaaGAAGCTTATAACTCTGCggaagatattgaagattGCTTCCCAACTATAGTTATTGGTGACTTAGGAGAAAGCCAAATGGAAGGTGAGTCAAGAACAGCAACCGGTGCAACTGGAACATTGGAATTCACGGCCCCTGAGGTTATTATACCTGGATCAGGGGGACAAAAAAGCCTAAGAAAAGATTACAATGAATATACTTTTTCCGCTGATTTGTACTCTTTAGGTATGATTTGctattttattgttttcGCTGAATTACCTTTTCAGACACAGTTGAGTATTAGTGAATTGAAGatcaatattaaaaatttccaattcaataaaaaagaaatgattGAAAAACACAAAAGATTGAAGTTAAAACCAATTGATCTTAAGATATTTGATATAATggaatcattattatccCCCAATGTTGCGAGAAGACCAAGAGCAAAGGATGTTGAAAAGTTCTTAGATCAGATGCTATTATCCTCCActgttgatgatgatcgaatttttgaagaaaggGAGGAAATGACTGAAGCACCCCAAGAGTCTTTTGTGTCGATTATGGATGCAGATGACTGTATTCCAATATCAGATTATCCTTTAGCGTTACCacaaagagaagaaaaagaaaatgaacatAGCAGGGAGACTTCAAATCAACAGAGAAGCattaaaataatgattCCAATCTTTTTTCTCACTGCCTttattcttaatttttctgaATCGCACACTTACCTTAACTATTTAACGTTATTTTTAATAGGCTTTTCAATCAGGGGAACCGCTACGGATaatcatttaattctttccatTCTAGGTATAATTTTCCTATTCCTAATTACTGGGAAGATTTATTTAAGACCGAACTAA